The sequence CGCGTCAATGCGATACTGCTCCAGTTGCCGATCCCCGATTCGGTCGATCGCTTCCGACTGTTCGACGCGATCGCGCCCGAGAAGGATCTCGACGCGATCGGCGCGTCCAGCGTCGGGGGCTTTTATCGCGGTCAGTGGGGACGCTTCATCCCGTGCACTCCGCGCGGCGTGCTCACCTTGCTCGACTACTACCGGGTGCCCGTCGAGGGTGCGCGCGCCGTGGTTATCGGGCGCAGCGATATCGCCGGCAAGCCGACCGCGCTGATTCTCGGCGGGCGGCTGCGCAACGCAACGATTACGTGGTGCCATCGCCACACGCGCGATCTCGCCGTGATTTGCCGCGAGGCCGACATCCTCATCCCGTGCGTCGGCGCCGACACCGGCCGGCCCTATCTGATCACGGCGGATATGGTGAAGCCGGGCGCCTGCGTGATTGACGTTGGCTTCAGACGTGTCGGTCCCGGAATATTCACCGGCGATGTGGATTTCGAAGCCGTGAAGGAAGTCGCGGGATGGATTACGCTCAATCCGGGCGGCACCGGTCCCATGACTGTGCTGGCGCTGATGCAGAACCTGATCGACGCGACCCGCTATCAGCTCGGATTGCAGCGCGCCACCTACTCCGTCTGAAGGATAGCTGTGCGTAACCTGTTCGGGGTTTTTGTTTCCTCTCCCTGTCAGGAGATCTTTGCATAACCCGATACTGGTGCTGAAGCGATAAGCGCTGGCGCGCTCTTTTTTTGTGTCATTCTGAGCGCAGCGAAGAATCCCGGATTGCCTCACCCTGACAGGAGAGCTTTGCGTAACTAACGCCGGACGCCAGAGCGTCCGTCGAGATTCTTCGCTACAGCAGCTTTCGCTCAGAATGACCCGAGTGGCCGCTCGCTTCTTTGTGTCATCCTGAGCAACGCGAAGGATCTCGCGCGCCAGCGCGTCTTGCTCCAGCATCAACATCCGGTTATGCAAAGTTCTCCTGACAGGGAGAGGCCGACGCGACTCGTCGAGCGTCGGGTGCGGGTCCAAATTCCAAGTTCCTCTCGCGTCCCGAGATCCTCCGTGTATGTCACGCCGCCAGAAACCGGCCCGAGAAGCTCTAGCCGGTATTTGCCGACTGAAACCAAAACAATCGGGCCGCGCACTGCAAAGCCCTCACGGTGCAAGCCCCAGCGTAGCGACGAGGCGATTAAACTCCGCGTTGATCGCGGCGGGCAGTACCGCTTGCCGTACTAGGAGGTTTCGTGCCAAAAGCCAAACCGGTATCACTCCATCCGCTAACGTTCCATGAAGCTCTCAAAGCCATTGTCGGTGTTGATCCTGATCGCGTCGGTATTACTTCTAAGCGCCGGAAACAACGTAAGCGGAAGCGACAAAAAACATCAAAACCAACCCACGGCCCATGAGCGCAGCGGTAACAACAAATCCCAAATAGCCACGCCATCGTTTACGATTGTCGTCCAGCCAGCGCCAGTTCAAATAATTCAACCAAGCGCCCCCATAGAGCAGAACAAGCCCAAACAAAAATGGTATAAGCGGCCCACGGTTACGGATTGGGGAATCCTCGGCGTCACTCTTCTCTACGCTCTGATCTCGCTCGGTTTGTTGAACGCGACTCGAACGCAAGCTGCGCTGGCGAAAGAGAGCGCCGACACGGCCAACAAAGCCCTGAATCTGCAATTCCGGCCCAAGCTGACCGTTCGGAATTTTGTCGTACATCCACCCTTGGGCGAGGAAGCTCCAACCGATCCGTTTCCAATGATTTTTGTTCGCGGCCATTACGTTTCGGGCCAATTCTATGCCGCGAATATCGGAGGCACGGCTGCCAAGATCACTGAGAGCCATTGCGTAGTTCACTGGCGACAAGGGCCATTGCCAATGCGTCGCCCTTACGAGGGGGCGAACGGAAACAATCCCCTTGCGGGCAATATCGAAGCTGGCGGAAGGGCGACCGTCATTTTTCAGTCCGATAAGGTGCTCGACATTAGCCATACAGAACTTGGTCACATGAGGTTTCCTGATAGGTCGCCTAGTTGGAACTTGTACATTATGGGATGGATCGAGTACGCAGACGCCGGAGGTTTCGAGCGGCGCATGGCCTTTTGTCGAAGATACGATCCTCGGATTAATCGGTTCGTGGTTGTAGACGATCCTGATTACGAGCATTCTGAGATTTAGCGACGATACTTTAAAACACCGGCCTGTCACGTAAACCATGCCCACCAGGAGCATGGGTGTCACGCCCAACAGAAAGCCTTCACGCAAAGCGCTTGGTCCACTCCCATCAAGCCCCTGCTTCGTGATTCGTTCTCCTGAACTAAAAACGTTTCACGTGAAACATTCGGGTCTGGATCCTAAGAAATAACCCCTGTTTCGCAAAATGCGCGGTAAATTCCTCCGGCCGTGGCGACGGCAGCGCAGTAATAAGCCATTGGCACGGGCCGCGCGCGACAACGGAGCGCGGCCTTAACACTGGGTGCAGGGGT is a genomic window of Candidatus Binatus sp. containing:
- a CDS encoding bifunctional 5,10-methylenetetrahydrofolate dehydrogenase/5,10-methenyltetrahydrofolate cyclohydrolase, whose product is MAAIIMDGRALSAHLMPELRAHVDELKREFGCTPSLAAILVGDDPASRQYVKNKQRVAGELGCDSRTVRMPSADATTGALLSVIEELNADARVNAILLQLPIPDSVDRFRLFDAIAPEKDLDAIGASSVGGFYRGQWGRFIPCTPRGVLTLLDYYRVPVEGARAVVIGRSDIAGKPTALILGGRLRNATITWCHRHTRDLAVICREADILIPCVGADTGRPYLITADMVKPGACVIDVGFRRVGPGIFTGDVDFEAVKEVAGWITLNPGGTGPMTVLALMQNLIDATRYQLGLQRATYSV